In Arachis hypogaea cultivar Tifrunner chromosome 2, arahy.Tifrunner.gnm2.J5K5, whole genome shotgun sequence, a genomic segment contains:
- the LOC114924812 gene encoding disease resistance protein RML1A-like gives MPQLRFLKFYAPWDEKQLNVYIPIPLKPFSARLKYLEWNSYPLNSLSSMFCVEQLVEFRMPNSQISKLWDGTQELPNLIVLYLYGCNKLVKLPDFSKATKLKTIDLWNYEKLYQLHPSILSIQTLEELYLTGCTKLECAKGNLKSLKTFYAYNCSSLKEFSIELIELPNNIKAQSRLRALDVSGCSGLQSIPELPPKNVTQIQC, from the exons ATGCCTCAACTAAGGTTTCTTAAGTTTTATGCTCCATGGGATGAAAAACAGTTGAATGTGTACATTCCCATACCCCTGAAGCCGTTTTCTGCTAGACTCAAGTATTTGGAGTGGAATAGTTATCCTCTGAATTCTCTATCATCAATGTTCTGTGTGGAGCAGCTTGTTGAGTTTAGGATGCCAAACAGTCAAATTTCTAAACTTTGGGATGGAACGCAG GAACTTCCAAATTTGATAGTGCTTTACCTTTATGGATGTAACAAGTTGGTAAAGCTTCCAGATTTCAGTAAAGCAACAAAGCTTAAAACGATAGATCTTTGGAATTATGAAAAACTATATCAACTTCATCCATCTATTTTATCCATCCAAACTCTTGAGGAATTATATCTTACTGGTTGCACAAAATTGGAGTGTGCCAAAGGCAATTTGAAGTCTCTTAAAACATTTTATGCTTATAATTGTTCAAGCCTGAAGGAATTTTCAAT AGAACTAATTGAGCTCCCAAACAACATCAAAGCTCAATCAAGGTTAAGGGCTCTTGACGTAAGTGGTTGTAGTGGTCTTCAATCTATACCAGAGCTTCCACCAAAAAATGTCACTCAGATTCAGTGTTGA